The window GGTTCCTTTTGTAAACCATTACCTTTCTTCTGTTTTCTTCATCATGCGCTCTGTGATATTTGAAGACGATGAAATTCTTCGTAATGGCTGCCACCTCTATCTTCCCTGTTTTGTGGGACATCACGTACCTCACCCTCTTGGCAACTCCTGAGATATTTGAGACCGCTCTTGTGAATATCTCGTATCCTTCCTCGATCGGTACAGCAAACTTCTTGTTACCAACAACTGGCCTGTTCTGAAACACGTAGTATGGTGTGACTCCCACAAAAGAGAGCTTGTCTAGGAGTTCTCCCAGTGTTTTCGGTGTATCGTTTATGCCTCTGAGAAGGGGTGTTTGGTTACAGAGCACTGTCCCCGCATCTTTCAAAAGGTTCACCGCCTCTATTGCCTCTTTTGTCAGCTCCTTTGGATGGTTGAACTGTGTCATAACGTAAATCTTTTTCTCTTTCGTACTGTATTTTCTGATCATCCTCAGAAGGTCGGGATCGTCGATTATCCTGTAAGGATTGAACGCTGGGATCTTGCTGCCGATCCTTATTATCCGAACGTGATCTATCTCCCTCAGAGAGCTGATGATTCTTTCCAGCTTCTCTGTGGACAAAAGTAAAGGATCACCACCTGTGAGTAAGACGTTTGTTATCTCCCTGTGAGAACGGATGTAATCGAGCTGAGGTGCGAT of the Thermotoga sp. genome contains:
- a CDS encoding KamA family radical SAM protein, with the translated sequence MKVRYYTSVTQIEQLSPEEREKLKRVERKFQFRANSYYLGLVNWSDPDDPIRKIIIPEEDELEEWGSLDASSEKSYTVVKGLQHKYPDTALFLVNDVCGGFCRFCFRKRLFINVGAEVIRDIAPQLDYIRSHREITNVLLTGGDPLLLSTEKLERIISSLREIDHVRIIRIGSKIPAFNPYRIIDDPDLLRMIRKYSTKEKKIYVMTQFNHPKELTKEAIEAVNLLKDAGTVLCNQTPLLRGINDTPKTLGELLDKLSFVGVTPYYVFQNRPVVGNKKFAVPIEEGYEIFTRAVSNISGVAKRVRYVMSHKTGKIEVAAITKNFIVFKYHRAHDEENRRKVMVYKRNPQALWFDDYKELLEEYTV